In the Marinobacter sp. MDS2 genome, ACCGACTGTTCCAGATCCTGCCCGGTACCCTGCTCAACCCAGAGCAACCCCGGAATCCCCCAATGTTCGGCTTTACTGGCGCCGCGCTTGGGGTATTGATAACCCAACAGTTCCGCCAGCTTCTCTTCTGCATCGTCTTCGCTGAAGCTGCGAGTACCAATGGTCAGATCGCACCGCTTGCGCTGCAGAAAGCTTTTGGTCAATCGCCACGTTTCGCCTTGGTGCTCAAACTCCAGGGTCACCGTGGGAGCAGCCGCAGAATCGCCCCACGGGCGCAAATCATCCACCGCCGTTGATCGGTAACGTTCGAAGAAAGCAGCACGAATCGCTCGAACCAGCGTACTTTTACCCGATTCATTCGGGCCGTGTATCAGATTCAAACCGGGCTGCAGGTTATCCAGAACAAAAGGGTTCCGGAATTGACGCAGCTGCTCAACACGCAGGTTTTGCAGTTTCATTGGCCCGCCTCCTGCTCTCTGTCTTTCAGCAAGCCGGCAAGAATCGCCAGGGCAGCCCGCGCTTCTTCACTTTGCTGCTCCGGCTGTTGCAGCCGAAGCTCTCCAATCACCTCACCGACATAACCATCTGCATGCAATGCAGCGATATCATCTTCAGTAGGTTCAAGCTGGAGGTTACTGCGGTCACATTGAATGCTGCGAAACCGGGCTTCGGCCACCGAGAGCGCATCCAGGAGCCGATCTTCGCCGGCCAAGGTGATCGCGCCGTCAAGGCGAAGATCCACCACCGATGCATCCGGCAAAGCTTCCAGCCGCTTGAGAAGCTCCTCAAGATCAGATTCCACCGTCAGAGTTTCCCGCCACTGGTGCCATTGGTATTGGCCGGTCGCCACCCGAGTGACGAAAGGAGTGGCACCGGGGGTGGCAATTTCAACAATGAGAGCGTTACCGGCATCGTTATTCCGGAACCGCTCAGCTTCGTGCGTGCCGGAGTACCAGGTACGCTCGTTGACTTGCTTGGTGCCGTGCCAGTCACCCAAGGCGAGGTAGTCCAGCCGACTCGTATCCGCGCGATCGGGCGCAATCGGATTGGTAGCGTCAATGTCTTCGGACAGCAGGCCTTGCACACTGCCATGAGCCAAACCAATCCGGAGCAAATCGTCCGG is a window encoding:
- a CDS encoding DNA repair exonuclease, with amino-acid sequence MPRFLHTADWQMGRSYSRFEIEDGAALVEARFAGIEKLARLANEHQCDAVLVAGDVFDAQTVSDRTIRRVFNATKGFTGPWVMLPGNHDAALAESVWTRARRLGAVPDNVHLALEPGVVALESQGLAILCAPLTQRHTYGDLTEPFSHYETPDDLLRIGLAHGSVQGLLSEDIDATNPIAPDRADTSRLDYLALGDWHGTKQVNERTWYSGTHEAERFRNNDAGNALIVEIATPGATPFVTRVATGQYQWHQWRETLTVESDLEELLKRLEALPDASVVDLRLDGAITLAGEDRLLDALSVAEARFRSIQCDRSNLQLEPTEDDIAALHADGYVGEVIGELRLQQPEQQSEEARAALAILAGLLKDREQEAGQ